The following coding sequences lie in one Drosophila bipectinata strain 14024-0381.07 chromosome XR, DbipHiC1v2, whole genome shotgun sequence genomic window:
- the LOC122321897 gene encoding angiopoietin-related protein 3-like, which produces MVQPVVLLSAICFITVALGSEESCYLTEEQEDDCAAVCHPIVKPLLRYFEKIQAKESQFQKENSELQKKLQQKGLESLRNYSDLQKKYSDLQESYSDLRNRKVIEVENLKSQIGSKNVEIKFLKDKISELNKTNELATKILRDDIAKLREIVKNKTSNNGTASPLPTRTVQQQAPPSKAIPDRCPQSQNETEIIQEIQIPGSDPFKVVCYSDEEIGSGWLIVYNHWDKTNYFNRTYEEFERGIGDVGTQWDDNYFIGLERLHLLTSRNSYELRMNPYKCDSFIVGNQSEGYMVKDTKGCTGGILPNLRQVKFSTWDRDEDGYPDRSLAKEIGYGWWIEPRIAVFFFNPFFGLSY; this is translated from the exons ATGGTCCAGCCGGTGGTGCTCTTGTCTGCGATTTGTTTTATTACCGTCGCCCTGGGATCGGAGGAA TCTTGTTATCTCACTGAAGAGCAGGAGGACGACTGCGCGGCGGTCTGTCATCCGATCGTGAAGCCCCTCCTGAGGTACTTTGAGAAGATTCAGGCCAAAGAATCCCAGTTCCAAAAGGAAAACTCAGAGTTGCAGAAAAAGTTGCAGCAAAAGGGTCTGGAGTCCCTGAGAAACTATTCCGACTTGCAGAAAAAGTATTCAGATTTGCAGGAAAGCTATTCAGACTTACGAAACAGGAAGGTGATTGAAGTCGAAAATCTAAAATCTCAAATTGGTTCAAAAAATGTGGAGATCAAATTtctaaaagataaaataagtgaattaaataaaacaaatgaacTTGCTACAAAAATACTTCGCGACGACATTGCCAAATTGCGCGaaatagtaaaaaataaaacttcgAATAATGGAACAGCCAGTCCATTACCAACCAGGACAGTCCAGCAACAAGCTCCACCCTCCAAAG CTATTCCAGATCGGTGTCCGCAAAGCCAAAATGAAACTGAGATCATCCAAGAAATCCAAATTCCAGGTTCAGATCCGTTTAAAGTGGTCTGTTACTCAGATGAGGAGATTGGTTCTGGTTGGCTGATTGTTTATAACCATTGggataaaacaaattattttaatcgcACGTATGAGGAATTTGAAAGAGGAATCGGAGATGTCGGGACGCAGTGGGACGATAATTACTTTATCGGACTTGAACGATTGCACCTCCTGACATCTAGAAACTCTTATGAGTTAAGAATGAATCCTTACAAATGCGACAGCTTTATCGTTGGGAATCAAAGCGAAGGCTACATGGTGAAAGATACCAAAGGGTGTACTGGAGGCATATTGCCGAACCTTAGGCAAGTCAAGTTTTCCACCTGGGATCGAGATGAGGATGGATATCCCGATCGTAGTTTGGCAAAGGAAATAGGCTATGGCTGGTGGATCGAACCTCG
- the LOC108132489 gene encoding uncharacterized transmembrane protein DDB_G0289901 has protein sequence MYPSGGSGAATAAKFQNRCGSPQFASDYPHPHPHQHPQTTSVAIHTAPSGGDRTTGAVSGGGSMRSAQRAQQMTLSHGHGASHNHGLGMGMVGHGMGSHGHGHGHGHGHGHGHSNAATLGHPHNHGMSHVGSHLIYPDDMDSIEFCMPTPPSSSAQNGLGGDQFLLGSGGHDEAFRYQERWQRNYSRRSNHKMEQQVKWSRKNIAATMERFEPTPNTQSSSSTSSLDYGFAAGVMTPSSNSATPSHGGGGGAGASNPSLHVAFNGSGGAAGGSVGSGSGSIGSESGIGAGVGAGAGVGVGAVGGTATAAAPFNHVYSYAYYEPGAAKCHTNVPAQGSAGSSGSGSASVSGSVQMLPRQPEKSPPRNSIRALLAKSFRSKSSSTGHGHGQSTSSSPSAEERDRHTYTTRYGTTENLYEEVSDQKIRKVLSDNRIASASSVGNVKEEQRRVQNNHFRVLDELNLSLEALIMPPTPPDISPNHAAGDEPNIASGAVGGGHSVSTTAVVTPLPSSAGKINQRPRRGGLLGGASNAGGASNSSSASHASLENLSSTLNSMELKDHGHSSCINPEFDEGDLDSGFSGSGSSSGASYNESLRYYKSATPTGPMHHQGLHHQGMPHHHHHHHHSLNNNTLPHNLRSCRSSTASGTSTSKSSMASCGEDQGIGMTLSVGGGGGGVGGPGGGLPESGGVAGGGGGVGSLSPFNYPRRCSADQQRASGRSMGGMTGGGIISGMGGGATTMTSGSNVALSTGTKPKKNFWTMKP, from the exons ATGTATCCAAGCGGAGGCAGTGGAGCAGCAACGGCTGCCAAGTTCCAGAATCGCTGCGGTTCGCCGCAGTTCGCCAGCGActatccgcatccgcatccgcatcagCATCCGCAGACCACATCGGTGGCCATACACACGGCGCCGTCGGGCGGCGACCGCACCACCGGTGCTGTGAGTGGTGGCGGGTCCATGAGGTCGGCACAGAGGGCCCAGCAGATGACCTTGAGCCACGGTCATGGCGCGTCGCACAATCACGGCCTGGGCATGGGAATGGTGGGCCACGGAATGGGATCACATGGCCACGGCCACGGCCATGGACACGGGCACGGGCATGGCCACTCGAACGCCGCCACTCTGGGCCACCCGCACAACCACGGGATGAGCCATGTGGGCTCCCACCTGATCTATCCGGACGACATGGACAGCATCGAGTTTTGCATGCCGACACCGCCCTCCTCGTCCGCCCAGAACGGCCTCGGCGGAGACCAGTTTCTGCTGGGCAGCGGAGGACACGACGAGGCATTCCGCTACCAGGAGCGCTGGCAGAGGAACTACAGCCGGAGGAGCAACCACAAAATGGAACAGCAG GTCAAGTGGTCACGCAAGAACATAGCCGCCACCATGGAGCGCTTCGAGCCGACGCCCAACACCCAGAGCTCGTCCTCCACCTCCTCGCTGGACTACGGATTCGCGGCCGGAGTGATGActcccagcagcaacagcgccACGCCCTCGCACGGCGGAGGCGGCGGAGCCGGAGCCTCGAATCCCTCGCTGCACGTGGCATTCAACGGAAGCGGTGGCGCCGCCGGAGGATCGGTTGGATCGGGCTCGGGCTCGATAGGATCGGAATCGGGAATAGGCGCCGGAGTCGGTGCCGGGGCTGGGGTCGGGGTAGGAGCCGTGGGCGGAACAGCTACTGCGGCAGCGCCCTTCAACCACGTCTACTCGTACGCCTACTACGAGCCGGGGGCCGCCAAGTGCCACACGAACGTGCCGGCCCAGGGATCGGCAGGGAGCAGCGGATCGGGCTCGGCATCCGTGTCCGGATCGGTGCAGATGCTGCCCCGGCAGCCGGAAAAGAGCCCGCCCCGGAACTCGATACGGGCGCTGCTGGCCAAGAGCTTCCGCTCCAAGAGCAGCTCCACCGGCCACGGGCACGGCCAGAGCACCTCCAGTTCGCCGAGCGCCGAGGAGCGCGACCGCCACACGTATACCACGCGGTACGGCACGACGGAGAACCTGTACGAGGAGGTGAGCGACCAGAAGATCCGCAAGGTCCTCTCCGACAACCGGATCGCCAGCGCCTCCAGTGTCGGCAACGTGAAGGAGGAGCAGCGGCGGGTACAGAACAACCACTTCCGGGTCCTGGACGAACTCAACCTGTCGCTGGAGGCCCTGATCATGCCCCCGACTCCGCCGGACATCAGTCCCAATCATGCCGCCGGCGACGAGCCGAACATAGCCAGTGGCGCAGTCGGTGGGGGCCATTCCGTGTCCACCACGGCGGTGGTCACGCCACTGCCCTCGTCCGCCGGCAAGATCAACCAGCGACCGCGGCGCGGCGGCCTGCTAGGTGGGGCCTCGAATGCCGGGGGCGCCTccaactccagttccgcctcGCACGCCAGCCTGGAGAACCTATCGAGCACCCTGAACAGCATGGAGTTGAAGGATCACGGCCACAGCAGCTGCATCAACCCGGAGTTCGACGAAGGAGACCTCGACTCCGGGttcagcggcagcggcagcagcagcggcgccAGCTACAACGAGAGCTTGCGGTACTACAAGTCGGCCACGCCCACCGGCCCCATGCACCACCAGGGCCTGCACCACCAGGGCATgccgcaccaccaccaccaccaccatcactcGCTCAACAACAACACCTTGCCGCACAACCTGAGGAGCTGCCGATCCTCGACGGCGTCGGGCACCTCCACCTCCAAGAGCAGCATGGCCAGCTGCGGCGAGGACCAGGGCATCGGCATGACCTTGTCGGTAGGCGGGGGTGGCGGCGGTGTCGGCGGACCGGGCGGTGGCCTGCCGGAGTCTGGTGGCGTGGCTGGGGGTGGCGGCGGCGTCGGCTCCCTCTCGCCCTTCAACTATCCGCGACGGTGCTCGGCGGATCAGCAGCGCGCCTCCGGCAGGTCCATGGGAGGCATGACCGGAGGCGGCATCATCAGCGGCATGGGCGGTGGCGCCACCACCATGACCAGTGGCAGCAACGTGGCCCTGTCCACTGGCACGAAACCCAAAAAGAACTTCTGGACCATGAAACCGTGA